In Vanacampus margaritifer isolate UIUO_Vmar chromosome 18, RoL_Vmar_1.0, whole genome shotgun sequence, a genomic segment contains:
- the c18h10orf88 gene encoding ATPase PAAT, with translation MAAASGANVDVTMGAAWRCRSEGLGLADMLLAVDVTASDDGVGEEEDELRQRLGGEGVLLERVDGDSGEPCVLTLSCVPAGLAAIGRLTLVSEARTMEVYLPTGEYCATVRGHKQDHVRHGDRGPFYRKQLSLDDALSSCNVKLLSLAGRSSVLLCGLVVALRPLRSGPAQDGGGGAIDLQQVQSLVDEMGGSLSPGAQNLMDMLRLQQKNQSSFLPLLMGGGLLAALAPPASVGTAAAAVVQPPVDSFGPAPRTAPNGPAPDSRLAELMRRFLSSGRDADMLHDELSTQLTRLKVDHNNAQTADTSMERRLEEMERRLKEHVDRRLDALEHKLDKVLLAALQQGASAATPPSDPREADVQKS, from the exons ATGGCAG CGGCGTCTGGTGCCAACGTGGACGTGACGATGGGAGCGGCGTGGCGGTGTCGGAGCGAAGGCCTCGGCCTGGCCGACATGCTGCTGGCGGTTGACGTCACGGCGTCGGATGATGGCGTCGGCGAAGAAGAAGACGAGCTGAGGCAGAGACTTGG GGGCGAGGGAGTCCTGTTGGAGCGAGTGGACGGCGACAGCGGCGAGCCCTGCGTCCTGACGCTGAGCTGCGTCCCCGCCGGCTTGGCCGCCATTGGCCGCCTAACGCTGGTCAGCGAGGCTCGCACCATGGAGGTGTACCTGCCCACGGGCGAGTACTGCGCGACGGTCCGGGGCCACAAGCAGGACCACGTCCGGCACGGCGACAG agGACCTTTCTACAGGAAGCAGCTGAGCCTGGACGACGCGCTGTCGTCATGCAACGTCAAG ctgcTCTCTCTGGCGGGTCGAAGCAGCGTGTTGCTGTGCGGCCTGGTGGTGGCGCTCCGGCCCCTGCGGTCTGGCCCAGCCcaagacggcggcggcggcgccatCGACCTGCAGCAGGTCCAGAGTCTGGTGGACGAGATGGGCGGCAGCCTCTCGCCGGGGGCTCAGAACCTGATGGACATGCTGCGTCTCCAGCAGAAG AACCAGAGCAGTTTCCTGCCGCTCCTGATGGGCGGTGGCCTCTTAGCCGCTTTGGCCCCCCCGGCAAGTGTCGGGaccgccgccgctgccgtcGTCCAG CCCCCAGTGGACTCGTTCGGGCCCGCCCCCCGAACGGCACCAAACGGGCCGGCGCCGGACAGCCGGCTGGCCGAGCTGATGCGGCGCTTCCTGTCGAGCGGGCGCGATGCCGACATGCTGCACGACGAGCTTTCCACTCAGCTGACGCGACTCAAAGTGGACCACAACAACGCACA GACTGCAGACACGTCCATGGAGCGTCGCCTGGAGGAAATGGAGCGGCGTCTGAAGGAGCACGTGGACCGCCGCTTGGACGCTCTAGAGCACAAGCTGGACAAAGTGCTGCTCGCTGCCCTCCAGCAGGGGGCGTCTGCCGCAACGCCGCCCTCGGACCCGCGTGAGGCTGACGTCCAGAAGTCCTAG
- the asb3 gene encoding ankyrin repeat and SOCS box protein 3 has product MASLSCRSSLQASSSSRRLGMDFSECYEDSVSSVAAAVRGGCRRLLRRLIREGRSVDSADNRGWRAVHEAAAAGRWGCLKEILSAAAMTAGSSSGFQAYVNSATHEGESACFLAARHGHLDAVRLLIKARANIDQLTNDLSCPLYAAVSNGHKDVVQLLVTKGAKLNRWHTASCWTCLHQAVYQNHADIVRILVQSSDLEARDDFKMTPLFVAAQYGRRECLEILVRAGANVNTQASDLASPLLLASQEGHLSCVDFLLDHGADANLACCRHWPQLPIHAAAQFGHLGILRRLVSATARTCDGGSGTVSPLYLAVQGRQPSSVELLLAQGFSADAQDCSELLGLHSPLSLAFSSGLSEAARMLLVAGAALRQEEWRLVLARHDPLMLVLDHRWISPPRLLSNDSAAADVGQSKTALRPSELSDMLTTALEQPEFADRWLPPLLRAGLKPELLLHISILREADSELVNFLLQLVNWSMLAPPLKGILCQRRAQFTWQPFPQFDSIPDLSHLCRLQIRMLMGPDVVVRTDLVQRLPVPPCVRRFLQFRDIIEHSLLTRLGSVTSEDDSAAVARLK; this is encoded by the exons ATGGCTTCTCTGAGCTGCCGCAGCTCACTTCAAGCTTCTTCCTCTTCG CGTCGCTTAGGGATGGACTTCAGCGAGTGCTACGAGGACTCCGTGTCCAGCGTGGCGGCCGCGGTTCGCGGCGGCTGCAGGAGGCTCTTGAGGCGGCTGATCCGCGAGGGTCGCAGCGTCGACAGCGCCGACAACCGCGGCTGGAGAGCCGTCCATGAGGCGGCCGCCGCAGGCAGGTGGGGCTGCCTCAAGGAGATCCTCTCTGCGGCCGCCATGACGG CCGGCTCGTCGTCGGGCTTCCAGGCGTACGTCAACTCGGCCACCCACGAGGGAGAGTCTGCCTGCTTCCTGGCGGCGAGACATGGCCACTTGGACGCCGTCCGCCTCCTCATCAAAGCCCGGGCCAACATCGACCAGCTCACCAACGACCTCTCGTGTCCCCTCTACGCAG CGGTCAGCAACGGCCACAAGGACGTGGTGCAGCTGCTGGTGACCAAGGGCGCCAAGTTGAACAGATGGCACACGGCCTCCTGCTGGACGTGCCTTCATCAAGCCGTCTATCAG AATCACGCAGACATCGTTCGCATCCTGGTGCAGTCGTCGGACCTGGAGGCACGCGACGACTTCAAGATGACGCCGCTCTTTGTGGCGGCGCAGTACGGACGGCGGGAATGTCTGGAGATCCTGGTCCGCGCCG GCGCCAACGTGAACACGCAGGCCTCGGACCTGGCCTCACCGCTCCTGCTGGCTTCCCAGGAAGGTCACCTTTCTTGCGTGGACTTTCTGCTGGACCACGGCGCCGACGCCAACCTGGCGTGCTGCCGCCACTGGCCCCAGCTTCCCATCCACGCCGCCGCGCAGTTTGGCCATCTCGG GATCCTCAGGCGGCTGGTGAGCGCCACGGCGCGCACGTGTGACGGCGGCTCGGGCACGGTGAGTCCGCTCTACCTGGCCGTGCAAGGCCGCCAGCCGTCCAGCGTGGAGCTGCTTCTGGCGCAAGGCTTCAGCGCCGACGCACAGGACTGCAGCGAGCTCTTGGGCCTGCACTCGCCGCTCTCCCTCGCCTTCAGCAGCGGACTCAG CGAGGCGGCCAGGATGTTGCTGGTGGCGGGTGCTGCGCTGCGCCAGGAAGAGTGGAGGCTGGTGTTGGCCCGGCACGACCCGCTCATGCTGGTCCTGGATCACAG GTGGATTTCCCCCCCGCGACTCTTGAGCAACGACTCGGCGGCGGCGGACGTCGGTCAGAGCAAGACGGCGTTGAGGCCGTCCGAGTTGAGCGACATGTTGACCACGGCGCTGGAGCAGCCCGAGTTTGCCGACCGCTGGCTGCCGCCGCTCCTCCGGGCCGGACTGAAGCCCGAGTTGCTGCTGCACATCAGCAT ACTGCGTGAGGCCGACAGCGAGCTTGTCAACTTTCTGCTGCAGTTGGTCAACTGGTCAATGTTGGCGCCCCCTTTGAAAGGCATCCTGTGCCAAAGACGGGCACAGTTCACCTGGCAACCATTCCCGCAATTTG ACTCCATCCCCGACCTGTCGCACCTGTGCCGGTTGCAGATCAGGATGTTGATGGGACCGGACGTGGTGGTGAGGACGGACCTGGTCCAGAGGCTCCCCGTGCCACCGTGCGTCCGGCGCTTCCTGCAGTTCCGTGACATCATCGAGCATTCCCTCTTAACGCGCCTTGGTTCTGTTACCTCTGAGGATGATTCTGCTGCAGTGGCCagattgaaatga